Proteins co-encoded in one Fusobacterium sp. DD2 genomic window:
- the rplL gene encoding 50S ribosomal protein L7/L12, translating into MAFNKEQFIADIEAMSVLELKELVSALEEHFGVTAAAPVAVAVAGGEAAAEEKTEFDVVLVSAGDKKIGVIKEVRAITGLGLKDAKELVDNGGVIKEAVAKEEAEAMKEQLTAAGATVELK; encoded by the coding sequence ATGGCATTTAATAAAGAACAATTTATTGCTGATATCGAAGCTATGTCAGTATTAGAATTAAAAGAATTAGTAAGCGCTTTAGAAGAGCACTTTGGTGTAACAGCAGCAGCTCCAGTAGCAGTTGCAGTAGCAGGAGGAGAAGCAGCAGCAGAAGAAAAAACTGAATTTGATGTTGTTTTAGTATCTGCAGGAGACAAGAAAATCGGAGTTATCAAAGAAGTAAGAGCAATAACTGGATTAGGATTAAAAGATGCTAAAGAATTAGTAGACAACGGTGGAGTAATCAAAGAAGCAGTTGCTAAAGAAGAAGCAGAAGCTATGAAAGAACAATTAACAGCTGCAGGAGCAACTGTAGAACTTAAATAG